Proteins encoded in a region of the Campylobacter magnus genome:
- a CDS encoding hemolysin family protein yields MDSQTIIGIVLGAIFIALNGFFVLSEFSLVKIRKTRLEEFIKEGRSNARLALRMSNNLDTYLSATQLGITLASLALGWIGQPALGALIQWLLKLFAIEAPEDSFGVDALALAVAFVIITLLHVVLGELIPKSVAIEKTDQMVLWIARPLHLFWILLFPVIRTFDFIAGLGLKALGIHRNRNTDAAHSEEEIKIIVNESLKGGVLDSTESEIIQNAIDFSDTVAKEVMTPRKEMVVLNAKWSLEENLAVIKDSKFTRFAYVDGSKDNVLGMVHIRDIMQAVLASKQIDLAANLRKFIIVPENCSISTILNKMNAENTYAALVMDEYGGTAGFVTLEDIVGEVFDEFEEEDKNLDYKCLEDGSFEFNGRYELEDVSEVIGFDIDSDSEQVTIGGYVFNLFSYLPEVGESVNDENCIYEVTSVSASAITGVKVILKEKE; encoded by the coding sequence TTGGATTCCCAGACCATCATCGGCATTGTTTTAGGTGCCATTTTCATCGCCCTTAACGGCTTTTTCGTTCTTTCAGAATTTTCACTAGTTAAAATCCGCAAAACACGCCTAGAAGAGTTTATCAAAGAAGGTCGCTCTAATGCGCGCCTAGCTCTTCGTATGTCAAATAACCTTGATACCTATCTTTCAGCCACCCAGCTTGGTATCACGCTTGCATCCCTTGCGCTTGGTTGGATCGGTCAGCCAGCACTTGGTGCGCTTATTCAGTGGCTCTTAAAACTCTTTGCTATAGAGGCGCCTGAGGACTCTTTTGGCGTGGATGCTTTGGCACTTGCTGTGGCTTTTGTGATTATTACCTTGCTACATGTGGTGCTTGGCGAGCTAATACCAAAGAGTGTGGCTATAGAAAAAACAGATCAAATGGTGCTGTGGATAGCTAGGCCGCTGCATCTTTTTTGGATACTGCTTTTTCCTGTGATTCGTACCTTTGATTTTATCGCAGGACTTGGGCTAAAAGCACTAGGAATTCACCGAAACAGAAATACAGACGCTGCTCACTCAGAAGAAGAGATAAAAATCATCGTAAATGAAAGCCTAAAAGGCGGCGTGCTTGATAGCACTGAGAGTGAGATTATCCAAAATGCCATTGACTTTAGCGATACAGTTGCAAAAGAGGTGATGACCCCACGCAAAGAAATGGTCGTGCTAAATGCCAAATGGAGCCTAGAAGAAAACCTAGCTGTGATAAAAGATAGCAAATTTACTCGCTTTGCTTATGTAGATGGTAGCAAAGATAATGTACTTGGCATGGTTCATATCCGTGATATCATGCAAGCAGTGCTTGCTAGCAAGCAAATAGATTTGGCTGCTAATCTACGCAAGTTTATCATCGTGCCTGAAAACTGCTCGATTTCTACTATACTAAATAAAATGAACGCCGAGAATACCTACGCAGCACTTGTGATGGATGAGTATGGCGGCACGGCTGGTTTTGTGACGCTTGAAGATATCGTTGGCGAGGTCTTTGATGAGTTTGAAGAAGAGGATAAAAATCTAGATTACAAATGCCTAGAAGATGGTAGCTTTGAGTTTAATGGTCGCTATGAGCTAGAAGATGTTAGCGAGGTCATCGGCTTTGATATAGATAGCGATAGCGAGCAAGTTACTATCGGCGGCTATGTGTTTAATCTATTTTCATATCTACCAGAAGTAGGCGAGAGCGTAAATGACGAAAACTGCATATACGAAGTAACTAGCGTCTCAGCCTCAGCCATAACAGGCGTAAAAGTAATACTAAAAGAAAAAGAATAA